A single genomic interval of Rhodanobacteraceae bacterium harbors:
- a CDS encoding SUF system NifU family Fe-S cluster assembly protein produces the protein MSLTDVYRTVVLEHNRAPRRRGRLAAPDVSAEGVNKLCGDSLTLDLRIVDERIAAFGFDAEASALTLAATSIMGDLIEGRTVDEATELANAALDLVTRNPERAADPRLGDFNCFLGVLGYPNRVKTVTLPWATLAGALAGRLRTSTDIDVRGADPARPPRQGVHHE, from the coding sequence ATGTCACTGACCGACGTCTATCGCACCGTAGTGCTCGAACATAACCGCGCACCGCGCCGTCGCGGCCGCCTGGCCGCACCTGATGTGAGCGCAGAAGGCGTCAACAAGCTCTGTGGCGACAGTCTGACGCTGGATCTGCGCATCGTGGACGAGCGTATCGCGGCCTTCGGCTTCGACGCCGAAGCCAGCGCACTGACGCTGGCGGCGACCTCGATCATGGGCGACCTGATCGAGGGCCGGACCGTCGATGAAGCCACCGAACTCGCCAACGCGGCGCTCGATCTGGTCACGCGCAATCCGGAGCGTGCAGCCGACCCGCGCCTGGGCGATTTCAACTGTTTCCTTGGCGTGCTCGGCTACCCCAACCGGGTCAAGACCGTGACCCTGCCGTGGGCGACGTTGGCCGGTGCGTTGGCGGGACGGCTTCGAACTTCTACTGATATCGATGTGCGTGGCGCCGACCCAGCTCGGCCGCCACGCCAAGGAGTACATCATGAGTGA
- a CDS encoding non-heme iron oxygenase ferredoxin subunit, with amino-acid sequence MSDWVKVGAAAEIVPGSWRVIDVDGAQVAVVNVEGHYYAIEDVCTHDGGELTGGRVCGYEIECPRHGARFDLRTGQALCAPAYEPTAVFPIRIEDGVVYVRDDRWD; translated from the coding sequence ATGAGTGATTGGGTCAAGGTCGGCGCCGCCGCAGAGATCGTGCCGGGCAGCTGGCGCGTCATAGATGTCGACGGCGCCCAGGTGGCGGTGGTGAATGTCGAAGGCCACTACTACGCCATCGAGGACGTCTGCACCCACGACGGCGGCGAACTCACGGGTGGCCGAGTCTGTGGCTACGAGATCGAATGCCCCCGCCACGGCGCCCGTTTCGACCTGCGCACCGGACAGGCCCTGTGCGCACCCGCCTACGAACCCACCGCGGTGTTCCCCATCCGGATCGAGGACGGCGTGGTTTACGTGCGCGATGATCGCTGGGACTAG